In one window of Eggerthella guodeyinii DNA:
- the nrfD gene encoding NrfD/PsrC family molybdoenzyme membrane anchor subunit: MTFEPIWGAIIAWYLFLAGLGGGAFVTSAFLGWRHPEAVNMRKIGHIIAPAAVIVGLVLLMFDAHAGFMNPLRFALLLTNFGSVMTWGVVFLAGFTVVALAAFVLDRLKRPVPVWLDIVGVVFGVAVAMYTGALLGVCKTFPLWNNALLPILFLVSALSAGAASVLVVGIVRHADEFNRAGVLKKFHFCLPIIELVLVAALLFITCTNSTAGWNSVMSLLVGEHAPLFWIGLVAIGLVLPTVLETWLLFFSPKEFEESRAAHWISFGSDAGVLVGGFLLRYLVVVAALPLTMVVPML, encoded by the coding sequence ATGACGTTTGAACCTATTTGGGGCGCCATCATCGCATGGTACCTGTTCCTCGCCGGTCTCGGCGGCGGCGCGTTCGTGACCTCGGCCTTTTTGGGCTGGCGCCATCCCGAGGCGGTGAACATGCGCAAGATCGGGCACATCATCGCCCCCGCCGCGGTGATCGTCGGCCTCGTGCTGCTCATGTTCGACGCGCACGCCGGCTTCATGAACCCGCTGCGCTTCGCGCTGCTGCTGACGAACTTCGGGTCGGTGATGACCTGGGGCGTCGTGTTCCTGGCGGGCTTCACGGTGGTGGCCCTCGCCGCGTTCGTGCTCGATCGCCTGAAGAGGCCGGTGCCGGTGTGGCTCGACATCGTGGGCGTGGTGTTCGGCGTGGCCGTGGCCATGTACACGGGCGCCCTCCTGGGCGTGTGCAAGACGTTCCCGCTGTGGAACAACGCGCTGCTGCCCATCCTGTTCCTCGTGTCGGCCCTGTCGGCCGGTGCCGCGTCGGTGCTGGTGGTGGGCATCGTGCGCCATGCCGACGAGTTCAACCGCGCGGGCGTGCTCAAGAAGTTCCACTTCTGCCTGCCCATCATCGAGCTCGTGCTGGTGGCGGCGCTGCTGTTCATCACGTGCACGAACTCCACGGCCGGCTGGAACTCGGTCATGAGCCTGCTGGTGGGCGAGCATGCGCCGCTGTTCTGGATCGGCCTCGTGGCGATCGGCCTCGTGCTTCCCACCGTGCTCGAGACGTGGCTGCTGTTCTTCAGCCCGAAGGAGTTCGAGGAGAGCCGCGCGGCCCACTGGATCAGCTTCGGCTCCGACGCCGGCGTGCTGGTGGGCGGCTTCCTGCTGCGCTACCTCGTGGTGGTCGCGGCCCTGCCGCTGACCATGGTGGTGCCCATGCTGTAG
- a CDS encoding 4Fe-4S dicluster domain-containing protein: MARYGMLINTKKCIGCYACRVACQRQNGLLPDEDFIRYEEKETGTYPSVGVETVPLQCMHCEDAPCASVCPTGAAHIGPNGIVSVDQGRCIGCLYCMAACPYQVRARNSETGAVDKCRFCTASNFESGTEMATCVTACPTGVRIFGDLDDPNGELVREINRTHAQPIAGDITKSKVFYVR, translated from the coding sequence ATGGCACGGTACGGAATGCTGATCAATACGAAGAAGTGCATCGGCTGCTACGCGTGCCGCGTGGCCTGCCAGCGCCAGAACGGCCTGCTGCCCGACGAGGACTTCATCCGCTACGAGGAGAAGGAGACGGGCACCTACCCCAGCGTGGGCGTCGAGACGGTCCCCCTGCAGTGCATGCACTGCGAGGACGCCCCCTGCGCGTCGGTGTGCCCGACGGGCGCGGCCCATATCGGCCCGAACGGCATCGTGAGCGTCGACCAGGGCCGCTGCATCGGCTGCCTGTACTGCATGGCGGCGTGCCCCTACCAGGTGCGCGCGCGCAACAGCGAGACGGGCGCGGTGGACAAGTGCCGCTTCTGCACCGCGTCCAACTTCGAGTCGGGCACCGAGATGGCCACGTGCGTGACGGCGTGCCCGACGGGCGTCCGCATCTTCGGCGACCTGGACGACCCGAACGGCGAGCTGGTCCGCGAGATCAACCGGACGCACGCCCAGCCCATCGCCGGGGATATAACCAAGTCCAAAGTATTCTACGTGAGGTGA
- a CDS encoding molybdopterin-containing oxidoreductase family protein, with product MSENAITRRSFLAGSAGVAAVAAGAGFMSFGSWEQAHAAGWRREVSTAHSLCNACSTKCGFTGYVENGRLAKMIADKDHPYAEGHLCARGYGYADIAYSKDRLTDPLKKNDKGEFEAVSWEQAYAEIAEKVKSIIDSSGPEALAIVQDPRPSGKYYSKRFMNALGSPNVYTHGAACNLSKNSGFTQVIGAGDYVSDVENSKMTMFIGRSYADAIRPSSVHALQKAHDNGAQIVLVDPRCNNSIAFADEWVPINPGTDLALVLAMSNVLISNGLYDKEYVAANSVGFEEWAEAIKDHTPAWAEGVTGIPSNTIVRLATSFAEAAPAASIEPSWRGAFGCSYANSGETARAVCCFNTLLGCWNQEGGALLLPSVSAGDVDKEKFPSVPKVEAKIAGTEEYPLALSSMGVNLFAADQAKKGGMKGMFFYNSNMVAGYSNTAYLAECMESLELCVAIDVQMSETCMAADYVLPDTSYLERLELPEFIGGKVPAVALRDQVIEKVHPNTKPVDQIFSELAEACGVGEYFQFGVDELADAELKSVGLSLDALKKTGTAYFPEKEFSYGGVPKWKTPTEKIQFASDACEKAGLSRTPVWVEPQTMPMGNELRLIGGKQAIHSHTQTANIESLMEITKKYGLDRVWLNADKAAEWGISDGDTVEVSSGEHTGKAQAKVTQRINPTALYMPSHYGCSSPDQHTAYEVGLRQMDFVPFHIEPAYGGAMTQEAVVTVKKVGA from the coding sequence ATGTCTGAGAACGCTATAACCAGGCGGAGCTTCCTGGCCGGCAGTGCGGGGGTCGCGGCTGTCGCGGCCGGCGCCGGCTTCATGAGCTTCGGTTCCTGGGAGCAGGCGCATGCTGCGGGATGGCGCAGGGAAGTGTCCACTGCCCATTCGCTGTGCAACGCCTGCTCGACCAAATGCGGGTTCACCGGATACGTCGAGAACGGCCGCCTTGCCAAGATGATCGCCGACAAGGACCACCCCTACGCCGAGGGCCACCTGTGCGCCCGCGGCTACGGCTACGCCGACATCGCCTACTCGAAGGATCGCCTGACCGACCCGCTGAAGAAGAACGACAAGGGCGAGTTCGAGGCCGTGTCGTGGGAGCAGGCCTACGCGGAGATCGCCGAGAAGGTGAAGTCCATCATCGACTCCTCCGGCCCCGAGGCGCTCGCCATCGTGCAGGATCCGCGCCCGTCCGGCAAGTACTACTCCAAGCGCTTCATGAACGCGCTGGGCAGCCCGAACGTCTACACGCACGGCGCCGCCTGCAACCTGTCGAAGAACTCCGGGTTCACGCAGGTCATCGGCGCGGGCGACTACGTCAGCGACGTGGAGAACTCGAAGATGACGATGTTCATCGGCCGCAGCTACGCCGACGCCATCCGCCCGAGCTCGGTCCACGCGCTGCAGAAGGCGCACGACAACGGCGCGCAGATCGTGCTGGTGGACCCGCGCTGCAACAACTCCATCGCGTTCGCCGACGAGTGGGTGCCCATCAACCCCGGCACCGACCTGGCGCTCGTGCTGGCCATGTCCAACGTGCTCATCTCGAACGGCCTGTACGACAAGGAGTACGTCGCCGCCAACTCGGTGGGCTTCGAGGAGTGGGCCGAGGCCATCAAGGACCACACGCCGGCGTGGGCCGAGGGCGTCACCGGCATCCCGTCCAACACCATCGTCCGCCTCGCCACCTCGTTCGCCGAAGCCGCCCCCGCGGCGTCCATCGAGCCCAGCTGGCGCGGCGCGTTCGGCTGCTCGTACGCGAACTCCGGCGAGACGGCGCGCGCGGTGTGCTGCTTCAACACGCTGCTCGGCTGCTGGAACCAGGAGGGCGGCGCGCTGCTGCTGCCCAGCGTGTCGGCGGGCGACGTCGACAAGGAGAAGTTCCCGTCGGTGCCCAAGGTGGAGGCCAAGATCGCCGGCACCGAGGAGTACCCGCTGGCGCTGTCCAGCATGGGCGTCAACCTCTTCGCGGCCGACCAGGCCAAGAAGGGCGGCATGAAGGGCATGTTCTTCTACAACTCCAACATGGTGGCGGGCTACTCCAACACGGCGTACCTGGCCGAGTGCATGGAGAGCCTGGAGCTGTGCGTGGCCATCGACGTGCAGATGTCCGAGACCTGCATGGCGGCCGACTACGTGCTGCCCGACACCTCCTATTTGGAGCGCCTCGAGCTGCCGGAGTTCATCGGCGGCAAGGTGCCGGCCGTGGCCCTGCGCGACCAGGTGATCGAGAAGGTGCACCCGAACACGAAGCCGGTCGACCAGATCTTCAGCGAGCTGGCCGAGGCGTGCGGCGTGGGCGAGTACTTCCAGTTCGGCGTCGACGAGCTGGCCGACGCGGAGCTCAAGAGCGTGGGCCTGTCCCTCGACGCGCTGAAGAAGACCGGCACGGCCTACTTCCCCGAGAAGGAGTTCTCCTACGGCGGCGTGCCGAAGTGGAAGACGCCCACCGAGAAGATCCAGTTCGCGAGCGATGCCTGCGAGAAGGCGGGGCTTTCCCGCACCCCCGTGTGGGTGGAGCCCCAGACCATGCCGATGGGCAACGAGCTGCGCCTCATCGGCGGCAAGCAGGCCATCCACTCGCATACCCAGACGGCCAACATCGAGTCCCTCATGGAGATCACGAAGAAGTACGGCCTCGACCGCGTGTGGCTCAACGCCGACAAGGCCGCGGAATGGGGCATCTCCGACGGCGACACCGTGGAGGTGTCCAGCGGCGAGCACACGGGCAAGGCGCAGGCGAAGGTGACCCAGCGCATCAACCCGACCGCGCTGTACATGCCCAGCCACTACGGCTGCTCCTCGCCCGACCAGCACACCGCCTACGAGGTGGGCCTGCGCCAGATGGACTTCGTGCCGTTCCACATTGAGCCCGCCTACGGCGGGGCGATGACCCAGGAAGCGGTCGTCACGGTCAAGAAGGTAGGTGCATGA
- a CDS encoding molecular chaperone TorD family protein, with the protein MMEDEVMFSVLSTCFAPVDEDEWKRVVAGTAWPDFLDAARRALQDDGALGTSPTPISEARRRCPLQDFLSVGEVDALFRPPSYEEKRAFAARHFTGGLPESAMPVESLYRLRPVGAPPSPLARRDGSYMGDSASYMQDLVERLGLEVPPQFAACPDHLALELDLLAVLLRSGLQSEARTFLAERFAWLTAYRMRLLALKDDASFYIGLVDVLMGIWAQKSPVEMSA; encoded by the coding sequence ATGATGGAAGACGAGGTCATGTTCTCGGTGCTCTCCACGTGCTTCGCGCCCGTCGACGAGGACGAGTGGAAGCGCGTCGTGGCCGGCACCGCGTGGCCGGACTTCCTCGACGCCGCTCGCCGGGCGTTGCAGGACGACGGGGCCCTCGGGACTTCCCCGACCCCGATATCCGAAGCGCGTCGGCGCTGCCCCTTGCAGGACTTCCTTTCCGTCGGCGAGGTGGACGCCCTGTTCCGCCCTCCGAGCTACGAGGAGAAGCGCGCGTTCGCCGCGCGCCATTTCACCGGAGGCCTGCCCGAATCGGCCATGCCGGTGGAGTCCCTGTACCGCTTGCGGCCGGTTGGCGCGCCGCCTTCCCCGCTCGCGCGGCGAGATGGGTCGTACATGGGGGATTCGGCGTCGTACATGCAGGACCTGGTCGAACGCCTGGGCTTGGAGGTGCCGCCGCAGTTCGCGGCCTGCCCCGACCACCTGGCGCTCGAGCTCGACCTGCTGGCGGTGCTGCTGCGAAGCGGCTTGCAGAGCGAGGCGCGCACGTTCCTCGCCGAACGCTTCGCATGGCTGACCGCCTATCGGATGCGCTTGCTCGCGCTCAAGGACGACGCGAGCTTCTATATCGGGCTGGTCGACGTGCTCATGGGCATTTGGGCACAGAAGTCGCCGGTGGAGATGAGCGCATGA
- a CDS encoding 4Fe-4S binding protein, with translation MSDSNLNQNTSEDRDARANGPEAAPAAAAPAPEGDPKQKTFTRRTVLAMAGCGVAGLAVGGVLASWGVTSRSIASGRIEIRTTPTKMIVTDRARCSGCQRCEMMCTLKNDGRVSQHTARVRVWQNYNWGANPDGPDGVYKSCEFTVEHCKQCAEAACMEYCPVHAIYASEDNGARMVDADRCIGCGMCASACPWNMPRVDSESRVSTKCVSCGRCAEQCPNGAIKFIDWEDIAQKVIEQGVVRTTTLVQA, from the coding sequence ATGTCAGATTCCAATCTGAACCAGAACACCTCCGAGGACCGGGACGCCAGGGCGAACGGGCCCGAGGCCGCCCCGGCCGCGGCCGCGCCAGCGCCCGAGGGGGATCCCAAGCAGAAGACCTTCACGCGCCGCACGGTGCTGGCCATGGCCGGCTGCGGCGTCGCCGGGCTCGCCGTGGGCGGCGTGCTGGCGTCGTGGGGCGTCACGTCGAGGTCGATCGCCTCGGGGCGCATCGAGATCCGCACCACGCCGACGAAGATGATCGTCACCGACCGCGCCCGCTGCTCGGGCTGCCAGCGCTGCGAGATGATGTGCACGCTGAAGAACGACGGCCGCGTGTCGCAGCACACCGCCCGCGTGCGCGTGTGGCAGAACTACAACTGGGGCGCGAACCCCGACGGCCCGGACGGCGTCTACAAGAGCTGCGAGTTCACCGTCGAGCACTGCAAGCAGTGCGCCGAGGCCGCCTGCATGGAGTACTGCCCGGTCCACGCCATCTACGCCAGCGAGGACAACGGCGCCCGCATGGTGGACGCCGACCGCTGCATCGGCTGCGGCATGTGCGCCTCGGCCTGCCCGTGGAACATGCCGCGCGTCGACTCCGAGAGCCGCGTGTCCACCAAGTGCGTCAGCTGCGGCCGCTGCGCCGAGCAGTGCCCGAACGGCGCCATCAAGTTCATCGACTGGGAGGACATCGCGCAGAAGGTCATCGAGCAGGGCGTCGTGAGGACGACGACCCTCGTGCAGGCGTGA
- a CDS encoding aldehyde ferredoxin oxidoreductase has translation MADETSYGWAGKILRVNLSTGSITTQPTDPYKEYIGGMGLANKIMYDEVPAGTDPFSPENKVIFAVGPLTASGVPLAGRTTICSLSTFTKDHLVVDAHCGGMIGAKIKLAGWDAIVIEGASDKPVYLNIVDDKVEIKDASFVWGMGTREATEALNRLEGVESCVATIGPAGENLLPYAVIMNSRNHSAGAGTGAVMGSKMVKAIVVQGNGSVHVKDPQAVADLSDYMLREVIGSNNNHVVPQTQQEWAEFYDEGSRWSARKGLTWGMAEGEPIDVGEPKPGELNTVGYRCMKSVYDLGEVAEKYTIKMDGCHSCPIHCYSDLRTERTGELGGKTVSGNTCAANFPFKYMNGILKTDIKEDTESGIVWNTLIGTTIDELGLWCNYAQLWRDLAHCIKAGVFDRVLPEEEKAKYDWQRIYDDDPTIMVELLHDIAQNDSEIAHIAYGPYHWTERWDDAGWFDQQPSQLINYRGWPVHHAIECFGQVGGVYNMMFNRDDMIHSAVNFQGCGLPFELKQQIAEEVWGGKDAIDQNKNYTPMNERKANFAWWSIVTDVLHDSLTLCNWVWPMTMSPTKSRDYRGDLDLEAKFFKAVTGEDVTTDDLYQAGAKIMTLQRANTVRGMTKDDGTMGENDMRNVHDTMCAWTFDHDPDKQPFTEGTIKMDRDDFQTALGMVYDTFGWDHEKGCPTAACLDQYGMADVKEELDGLGLLP, from the coding sequence ATGGCTGACGAAACATCGTATGGATGGGCCGGTAAGATCCTCCGCGTCAATCTGAGCACGGGCTCGATCACGACGCAGCCGACCGACCCTTACAAGGAGTACATCGGCGGCATGGGCTTGGCCAACAAGATCATGTACGACGAAGTGCCCGCCGGCACCGATCCCTTCTCCCCTGAGAACAAGGTCATCTTCGCCGTCGGCCCCCTGACGGCCTCCGGCGTGCCCCTGGCCGGCCGTACCACCATCTGCTCCCTGTCCACGTTCACCAAGGACCACCTCGTGGTGGACGCCCACTGCGGCGGCATGATCGGCGCGAAGATCAAGCTGGCCGGCTGGGACGCCATCGTGATCGAGGGCGCGTCGGACAAGCCCGTGTACCTGAACATCGTCGACGACAAGGTGGAGATCAAGGACGCCAGCTTCGTGTGGGGCATGGGCACCCGCGAGGCCACCGAGGCCCTCAACCGCCTGGAAGGCGTCGAGTCGTGCGTGGCCACCATCGGCCCCGCCGGCGAGAATCTGCTGCCCTACGCGGTCATCATGAACTCCCGCAACCACTCGGCCGGCGCCGGGACGGGCGCGGTCATGGGCTCGAAGATGGTGAAGGCCATCGTGGTGCAGGGCAACGGCAGCGTGCACGTAAAGGACCCGCAGGCCGTGGCCGACCTGTCCGACTACATGCTGCGCGAGGTCATCGGCTCCAACAACAACCACGTGGTGCCGCAGACGCAGCAGGAATGGGCCGAGTTCTACGACGAAGGCTCCCGTTGGTCGGCGCGCAAGGGCCTGACCTGGGGCATGGCCGAGGGCGAACCCATCGACGTCGGCGAGCCGAAGCCCGGCGAGCTGAACACCGTGGGCTACCGCTGCATGAAGTCGGTGTACGACCTGGGCGAAGTGGCCGAGAAGTACACCATCAAGATGGACGGCTGCCACAGCTGCCCCATCCACTGCTACTCCGACCTGCGCACCGAGCGCACCGGCGAGCTGGGCGGCAAGACCGTCTCGGGCAACACCTGCGCGGCCAACTTCCCGTTCAAGTACATGAACGGCATCCTGAAGACCGACATCAAGGAAGACACCGAGTCGGGCATCGTGTGGAACACGCTGATCGGCACCACCATCGACGAGCTGGGCCTGTGGTGCAACTACGCCCAGCTGTGGCGCGACCTCGCCCACTGCATCAAGGCCGGCGTGTTCGACCGCGTCCTCCCCGAAGAGGAGAAGGCGAAGTACGACTGGCAGCGCATCTATGATGACGACCCCACCATCATGGTGGAGCTGCTGCACGACATCGCGCAGAACGACTCCGAGATCGCCCACATCGCCTACGGCCCGTATCACTGGACCGAGCGCTGGGACGACGCGGGTTGGTTCGACCAGCAGCCCAGCCAGCTGATCAACTACCGCGGCTGGCCCGTGCACCACGCCATCGAGTGCTTCGGCCAGGTGGGCGGCGTGTACAACATGATGTTCAACCGCGACGACATGATCCACTCCGCCGTGAACTTCCAGGGCTGCGGCCTGCCCTTCGAGCTGAAGCAGCAGATCGCCGAGGAGGTGTGGGGCGGCAAGGACGCCATCGACCAGAACAAGAACTACACCCCCATGAACGAGCGCAAGGCGAACTTCGCGTGGTGGAGCATCGTCACCGACGTGCTGCACGACTCGCTGACGCTGTGCAACTGGGTGTGGCCGATGACCATGAGCCCGACGAAGTCGCGCGACTACCGCGGCGACCTCGACCTGGAGGCCAAGTTCTTCAAGGCCGTCACCGGCGAGGACGTGACCACCGACGACCTGTACCAGGCCGGCGCCAAGATCATGACGCTGCAGCGCGCCAACACCGTGCGCGGCATGACGAAGGACGACGGCACGATGGGCGAGAACGACATGCGCAACGTCCACGACACGATGTGCGCCTGGACGTTCGACCACGATCCGGACAAGCAGCCCTTCACCGAGGGCACCATCAAGATGGACCGCGACGACTTCCAGACCGCCCTGGGCATGGTGTACGACACGTTCGGCTGGGACCACGAGAAGGGCTGCCCGACGGCCGCCTGCCTCGACCAGTACGGCATGGCCGACGTGAAGGAAGAGCTCGACGGCCTGGGTCTGCTGCCGTAA
- a CDS encoding iron-sulfur cluster assembly scaffold protein, which yields MEDEARNVYREVKDRHVLRTADVYQTEIEDGVTGYSDTLLSVVANFRNGGAPEGFNAQSMVGKSKRGEVALRLFAVIDPETERFVRVGFKARGCLAVTGCASVVCSMLEGRTFDEALAITTDDVKTALDGVPVDKVYTLHFAVEAIRALIGDYLAHRGATLEELDAVVPCNAMGVPCIICEHCSFRSTRVDLKMAEA from the coding sequence ATGGAAGACGAGGCGCGCAACGTATACCGCGAGGTGAAGGATCGCCACGTGCTGCGCACGGCGGACGTGTACCAAACCGAGATCGAGGACGGCGTGACGGGGTACTCCGACACGCTGCTGTCGGTGGTGGCGAACTTCCGCAACGGCGGCGCCCCCGAAGGGTTCAACGCGCAGAGCATGGTGGGCAAGTCGAAGCGCGGCGAGGTGGCGTTGCGCCTGTTCGCCGTCATCGACCCCGAGACCGAAAGGTTCGTGCGCGTGGGCTTCAAAGCGCGCGGGTGCCTGGCCGTCACGGGCTGCGCCAGCGTCGTGTGCTCCATGCTGGAAGGCCGCACGTTCGACGAGGCCCTGGCCATCACCACCGACGACGTGAAGACGGCGCTCGACGGCGTCCCCGTGGACAAGGTGTACACGCTCCATTTCGCCGTCGAGGCCATCCGCGCCCTCATCGGCGACTACCTCGCGCACCGCGGCGCCACGCTCGAAGAGCTCGACGCCGTCGTGCCCTGCAATGCCATGGGCGTCCCCTGCATCATCTGCGAGCACTGCTCCTTCCGCTCCACCCGCGTAGACCTGAAGATGGCGGAGGCGTAG
- a CDS encoding helix-turn-helix transcriptional regulator, giving the protein MGARTTTDPTPESAEQSHAYRGLSGTARRYAPLWPLILGLAFGRAGLIVNSYGSYTSTDEGIFTDGAMLVALSVLALFLIALTVSKRTIRKHTTNVIMRVCVALEAFALVAMAAFDLLDSGGAGERFVLSALCTLVSSGAIYYWLRRARGTSTTAAAVFVFVALIISEVEIYLCTLLPVFAGNVAAAVLVLLQYPCMLWARKQRRPHAIVSPTQANDYFGFSKTMLQSKQFLAATALGIGCLSIVIGLLRGYPDGTAIAFTPVTRAAYGALTIGISAALIALVLKRRQHVMTVGIFVVMELLACFALVAYAAFPDMLDIGAVFTTTLNALMVGFTWYIIIAFMSYGWRDPYYYAIAGWLVWLGCRAVARIALLGSHELYSNDILMSAVMGAMVVLSTQVVFVQFLNITRHTAEEQEEQSARRQSMLKIMGLDEHESLADMRQASMKHNAEEMGKQFLLSDREIEVMALYALGYTQKRVAEELFITQGTAHAHIKRIYAKTGLHSRQEILDYLEQYAS; this is encoded by the coding sequence TTGGGCGCACGCACGACAACAGATCCGACGCCCGAGAGCGCCGAGCAAAGCCATGCCTACCGCGGACTCAGCGGGACGGCGCGCCGCTACGCTCCGCTGTGGCCGCTGATCCTCGGTCTGGCTTTCGGCCGCGCAGGCCTCATCGTAAACAGCTACGGCAGCTACACGAGCACCGACGAAGGCATCTTCACCGACGGCGCCATGCTGGTGGCGCTGTCCGTTCTGGCGCTGTTCCTCATCGCGCTGACCGTCAGCAAACGCACCATCCGCAAGCACACCACCAACGTGATCATGCGCGTGTGCGTGGCGCTGGAAGCCTTCGCGCTGGTGGCGATGGCCGCGTTCGACCTGCTCGACAGCGGCGGCGCGGGCGAGCGCTTCGTGCTGAGCGCGCTGTGCACCCTCGTGTCGTCCGGCGCCATCTATTATTGGCTGCGACGCGCTCGCGGCACGAGCACCACCGCCGCCGCCGTGTTCGTGTTCGTCGCGCTCATCATCAGCGAAGTGGAAATCTACCTGTGCACGCTGCTGCCGGTGTTCGCGGGCAACGTCGCCGCCGCCGTGCTCGTGCTGCTGCAGTACCCCTGCATGCTGTGGGCGCGCAAGCAGCGCCGACCGCACGCCATCGTGTCGCCGACGCAGGCCAACGACTATTTCGGGTTCTCCAAAACCATGCTGCAAAGCAAGCAGTTCCTCGCGGCCACCGCGCTGGGCATCGGCTGCCTGTCCATCGTCATCGGCCTGCTGCGCGGCTACCCCGACGGCACCGCCATCGCGTTCACGCCCGTGACGCGCGCGGCGTACGGCGCGCTGACCATCGGCATCAGCGCCGCGCTCATCGCGTTGGTGCTGAAGCGCCGGCAGCACGTGATGACCGTGGGCATCTTCGTGGTCATGGAGTTGCTGGCCTGCTTCGCGCTGGTCGCGTACGCGGCCTTCCCCGACATGCTGGACATCGGCGCGGTGTTCACCACCACGCTCAACGCGCTCATGGTAGGGTTCACCTGGTATATCATCATCGCGTTCATGAGCTACGGCTGGCGCGACCCGTATTATTACGCCATCGCGGGATGGCTTGTGTGGCTGGGCTGCCGCGCCGTGGCGCGCATCGCGCTGCTGGGAAGCCACGAGCTGTACTCGAACGACATCCTCATGAGCGCCGTGATGGGCGCGATGGTGGTCCTGTCCACCCAGGTGGTGTTCGTGCAGTTCCTCAACATCACCCGGCACACGGCCGAGGAACAGGAAGAGCAGAGCGCGCGGCGCCAGAGCATGCTCAAGATCATGGGCCTCGACGAGCACGAAAGCCTCGCGGACATGCGCCAAGCCTCCATGAAGCACAACGCCGAGGAGATGGGAAAGCAGTTCCTGCTGTCCGACCGCGAGATCGAGGTGATGGCGCTGTATGCGCTGGGCTACACGCAGAAGCGCGTGGCCGAGGAGCTGTTCATCACCCAGGGAACCGCCCACGCGCACATCAAGCGCATCTACGCTAAAACCGGGTTGCACTCCCGTCAGGAGATCCTCGACTACCTTGAGCAGTACGCGTCGTAG
- a CDS encoding 4Fe-4S binding protein, with protein MPNLIDIAQRLAEQPAVALLHEERCLPERDLGSSCARCAEACPVDAIAVGAARGDDDASATAYGSVTKDGPTGPRIDDEACVRCGRCITACPTAALLANAPLDDDALLDASAQAGAAARLAEALAGGEAALPLAPRGNDGDLQAPTAAQGRGVRGVAPQGGTPPAAGTRGEAAASAVGSSCGGFVCERAVRGGARIDAERTVTLPCLAWVDEALIVHMACAGAQRIALLTAPCASCEHAAAVDALPQAADAAQRILDTWQLDAVVSIVDAVDDVAAPDDEDAAGEVSRRGLFSQARSALVEAATDAASAQIDALAGRRAADAPAPEPDRRRWQLLDDLHAAGLPSGDAVVPRALAPRVDIDAERCSGCALCAGFCPTQALRKAGKAAGGRTLLEFDAALCRDCGTCTDTCRYEAISREETLTVSELFALEPRAIVIPKRRVLPSRR; from the coding sequence ATGCCGAATCTCATCGACATAGCGCAACGCCTGGCCGAGCAACCGGCCGTAGCGCTGCTGCACGAAGAGCGCTGCCTGCCCGAACGCGATCTGGGCTCATCCTGCGCGCGCTGCGCCGAAGCGTGCCCGGTCGACGCCATCGCGGTGGGCGCGGCGCGCGGCGATGACGATGCGTCCGCCACCGCGTACGGCTCCGTGACCAAGGACGGGCCCACCGGACCGCGCATCGACGACGAAGCGTGCGTGCGCTGCGGCCGCTGCATCACGGCGTGCCCCACGGCCGCGCTGCTGGCGAACGCACCGCTCGACGACGATGCGCTGCTGGACGCAAGCGCGCAGGCGGGAGCGGCGGCTCGACTTGCGGAGGCGCTTGCGGGGGGCGAAGCGGCTCTTCCCCTTGCGCCGCGTGGGAATGACGGGGACCTGCAAGCCCCTACCGCGGCGCAAGGAAGAGGGGTCCGAGGAGTAGCACCCCAAGGGGGAACACCCCCGGCCGCCGGAACCCGAGGCGAAGCGGCGGCGAGCGCCGTGGGCTCCTCCTGCGGGGGCTTCGTGTGCGAGCGGGCCGTGCGCGGCGGCGCGCGCATCGACGCCGAGCGCACGGTGACGCTGCCTTGCCTCGCCTGGGTTGACGAGGCGCTCATCGTGCACATGGCCTGCGCGGGCGCGCAGCGCATCGCGCTGCTGACGGCCCCGTGCGCCTCGTGCGAGCACGCCGCCGCCGTGGACGCGCTGCCGCAGGCGGCGGACGCGGCCCAACGCATCCTCGACACGTGGCAGCTCGACGCCGTCGTGAGCATCGTCGACGCCGTGGACGACGTGGCCGCGCCCGACGACGAGGACGCCGCGGGCGAAGTGTCGCGGCGCGGCCTGTTCTCGCAGGCGCGTTCGGCGCTGGTGGAAGCGGCCACCGACGCCGCATCGGCGCAGATAGACGCGCTGGCCGGCCGACGCGCCGCCGACGCGCCCGCCCCCGAGCCCGACCGCCGCCGCTGGCAGCTGCTCGACGACCTGCACGCCGCGGGCCTTCCCTCCGGCGACGCCGTCGTGCCGCGCGCGCTCGCGCCGCGCGTAGACATCGACGCCGAACGCTGCTCGGGCTGCGCGCTGTGCGCGGGCTTCTGTCCCACGCAGGCGCTGCGCAAGGCGGGCAAAGCCGCCGGCGGCCGCACGCTGCTCGAGTTCGACGCGGCCCTGTGCCGCGATTGCGGCACGTGCACCGACACCTGCCGCTACGAGGCCATCTCCCGCGAGGAGACGCTCACCGTCTCGGAGCTGTTCGCCCTCGAACCGCGCGCCATCGTCATCCCCAAGCGCCGCGTGCTGCCCAGCCGCCGCTGA